ACTTGACAGTACAGGACTTTGGGTAAGACACATTAACAGATAAACCATCTTGTCTCAACAGGAAAATGTTTATTGGTGGCCTTAGCTGGGACACTACAAAGAAAGATCTGAAGGACTATTTCTCTAAATTTGGTGAAGTTGTAGACTGCACTCTGAAGTTAGATCCCATCACTGGGCGATCAAGAGGTTTCGGCTTTGTACTCTTCAAGGAATCGGAGAGCGTAGATAAGGTAGTATTAATGTAATGAAACAACATGTTCAATTTTAGGTAGCCAAGATACAGCACTCAGATGATTGTGTGCTTAGTTGCTTGTATATGATCTGTTAAAGATGATTCTGGGATACAGTATATTTAAGATGcttattgaaattttttttttcctaaaccatCTTACTCGTGATGCAGTGGCCAGGACCAGCAATGATTCCCAAAGTGTGGCTTTGGCTACTTAGAGGGGAGTGCGCTGTAAGCCACTGGACTTGAGCACTTCAAAAATACTGTATATAAATGTCTGCTGCCTACTACTGTGAAAACAGTCTAAACTAAGCACTTACAGTGTTTGCATTCTAGAGCTGCAACATGAACCCCTAGAATAGAGCCAGTGGCTTTGATAGATTTGGGCTTTATCCAAGCAAAAATTTGCTGTTAACCTTTCTAAAATGCTGTTGACACAGCACACTGAAGAGTTTTCACCTTTGTTGACCTTTGGTGGTATCTGAAGTATGGATTCTTCATCAGGTTTGAGGATGGGATTGTAGCCTACTTTCTCAGAAGCATTACACTCTTAACTTCCCTTGGGTGATACTTGGCTCCAGGTGACTCCTGAAAGGCTTTGTCAGAACTGTCTGTGTCAGTGGATAGCCATCAAAATCATGGAACTGTTTGGGTTTGTGCAAGAAATTATTGCTGTAATGAAAGTATTGGAATTGAAGCGATAGCATTAACAAAAACAAAGTATAAAATAACTGGGCCTTGCTCAAAACATTAGTGAAACATTTAGCTTGGACTGCAACTAAGatcatgttttgatttttctacAGGTCATGGACCAGAAGGAACACAAGCTGAATGGAAAGGTCATTGATCCAAAAAGAGCTAAAGCCATGAAAACAAAAGAACCtgttaaaaagatttttgttgGGGGCTTATCTCCAGACACGCCTGAGGAGAAGATAAGGGAGTATTTTGGAGGTTTTGGTGAGGTACGTGATGAAATAAACTGCTTATATTTGTAGAACTTGTTCTGTCTTTGCAAATTTAGTAACAAAAATCAGCCCCCAAAAGCAACCTGGCATGGATGCTACTCTAAGCTTAATGGCCAGTGTAGCTCCATGTGTCTTAGTAGTCAGAATTTTAATGATAAGGGTATTAATTACAGGCTTTGGGTTGCATAAACTGGGTTAATAGAAGGAGGAGCTGGGGTAGGTCAGAGGGTCAGGAACTGATTCATGGGATGTCTGACAGTCTGGACTGAGACGGGCACAGGAGACAATGTTTTTGAGCATGCTGCTTTGGTCAGTTGTGTGAGATGTTCTTCAGCCACCCCAGCTGATCTGCTGTGGCACAGGTTCAGACAGTTTGCCTGAATTATGTAATTTACAGTCTACCTCTTGCTGTCCCCAGTTTTTGGTGGTGCAGATGAACAAAGTATCACTGCGGTCCTTAAAAGCTGGCCTTGTATGAGCTTGGTacagctgctgcttccctgtTAGTTCTCAGATGTTGCCAGCATCGGTCGTGGCAACCCTGTTGTTGGGAAATTTGGTTGTCAAATACCTGCCATCTTAGTACCTTACAGACAGTTCACTATAGACTTTAACTACTCTTTGCCTAGACTGAAGTCTCGTGTGCCATATGTAAGGAGAACTTTACCCTTTGTAGTTAGGTGTAAGATTTGTCCTGTTTCACGTACGATTTTAGTAGCGTTGTGGATGAACAGAACTATGCACTTGGACAAAGCTACATCTCTTTCATATGAAACATGAAGGTTTAGGCCTGCTCAGGGTTTGAAATGCCTAGTTACTTCAGTCTTAACCAACTTAAAACTGAAAGTTAGACTATTTATCCACCACAGCTGAAATATTCTGTGTGCGCCATATTTTGTATGAGTTCCTGAATGGGCAGATGATACTATGAGTTAGAGGAAACAAGTATTTTACACAATTATGAACACTTACTTCTAGGGAAGGTGATGTTTGTGATGCTGATGGTGATGGTTTCTAGTGATGTAAAGCGCTACAAAGGAGGCATGTTATCCTATTCAAGTCTGAATAATTTCAGTTAACAAATACGACCTGCTagaattaacatttttaagtGCCATGAATTGCAGGATAAAAGATAAAATCACTGTATTCTACCAGGTTGAATCGATAGAGCTCCCCATGGACAACAAAACTAACAAGAGGCGTGGATTTTGCTTCATTACTTTCAAGGAGGAGGAACCGgtgaagaaaataatggaaaagaaataccACAATGTTGGGCTTAGTAAAGTAGGTGGAGTTTTTCCTAGAGAAACTGAACAATGGCAATAGAGGGAGTAACATTATTAGTTGCATCTGTTTGGGGATTAATAGTCTGAAAATACCTGTGAGCATTATTTCTCATATGTAGGCATTAAGCCTATGAAGTATTTATATAGGTGCTAGGAATAGGATCCTGTAATCTTAATTTCTGAGCTGAGGGGGTTCCCATTGAGGTTTTGTACTGCACCCTCTGTAGAGAAGAGGGCTGGGCCACGGCATATTTGTTCGTTGTGAAGCTCCCACATGCTCTAACTGTGTGGTCACAGTGTGTGTCACTGACCCACTCTATCGGCCTGCACCATGTTTTCCTGGTAGCTGGATCTTTGTGTGTTTAATATGGAAGTATTTTGTTGTTATAAGCAAACTGTCAGTTTCTCTTAGAGTGcttccaaaactgaaatgaaatgggAAGTTAGGCTTTCCTGTTGGAAGCTAGGTTCCTTTCGGAAACCTGTTTGAAATTCAACCTAGTAGCAGAAGCTCAAATTGTAGCTGGCCTCTTCTTCATTGGATGAATATGTAGTGGAAGCTTCAAAACAGAGTTGAGTAAAAATGTTGACCATACTATTGTAACTCAGATCTGATTTCACTTTTCCCAGATAAATAGACCTTGGAGGTCTGTttcaaagggaaaacagaaagacGTGCAAAGAAACAAGCATTCGTATCAGAATTGGTTCTACTGGTGGAAAATTAGgaaacttaaaatgttttgtaatgcCAGTGTCTTAGAACGGTTTTTCACATTGGAGAGAGTAAGCTGCCcgtttttttttcaggaaaagcacTAGGATGACCAAATTGTATTTTCTGCTAGTGTTCTGTGAGTTTAAGAATGGTTTGTGGGGGTTATCTTTGCTAATTG
The sequence above is drawn from the Strix aluco isolate bStrAlu1 chromosome 4, bStrAlu1.hap1, whole genome shotgun sequence genome and encodes:
- the HNRNPD gene encoding heterogeneous nuclear ribonucleoprotein D0 isoform X3, which codes for MKMFIGGLSWDTTKKDLKDYFSKFGEVVDCTLKLDPITGRSRGFGFVLFKESESVDKVMDQKEHKLNGKVIDPKRAKAMKTKEPVKKIFVGGLSPDTPEEKIREYFGGFGEVESIELPMDNKTNKRRGFCFITFKEEEPVKKIMEKKYHNVGLSKCEIKVAMSKEQYQQQQQWGSRGGFVGRARGRGGGPSQNWNQGYSNYWNQGYGNYGYNSQGYGGYGGYDYTGYNNYYGYGDYSTGTSLQALCRADFTILTGPLNADRVRDAHALECCRLVETRSIFSFEDSFEVAHATC
- the HNRNPD gene encoding heterogeneous nuclear ribonucleoprotein D0 isoform X4, giving the protein MFIGGLSWDTTKKDLKDYFSKFGEVVDCTLKLDPITGRSRGFGFVLFKESESVDKVMDQKEHKLNGKVIDPKRAKAMKTKEPVKKIFVGGLSPDTPEEKIREYFGGFGEVESIELPMDNKTNKRRGFCFITFKEEEPVKKIMEKKYHNVGLSKCEIKVAMSKEQYQQQQQWGSRGGFVGRARGRGGGPSQNWNQGYSNYWNQGYGNYGYNSQGYGGYGGYDYTGYNNYYGYGDYSTGTSLQALCRADFTILTGPLNADRVRDAHALECCRLVETRSIFSFEDSFEVAHATC